The following DNA comes from Hordeum vulgare subsp. vulgare chromosome 3H, MorexV3_pseudomolecules_assembly, whole genome shotgun sequence.
ACTTTCAGAGCAACAGCAGCAGACTTTCAGAGCAATAGCAGCAAAtttacagcagcaaaaagaatactaTAGCAGCAGCAGAAttacagcagcaaaaagaatactaTAGCAGCAGAAttacatcagcaaaaagaatattATAGCAGCAGCAGAatttcagcagcaaaaagaatactaTAGCAGCAGAAttacagcagcaaaaagaatactaTAGCAGTAGAATTACAACAGCAAGATCTATAGCAGAATTTCAGAAGCAACAACAGTAGAATTACAGCAGTAGAATTACAGCAGCAGTGACACTAGAGACTAGACAGAAAGAAAATACAGCAGCAGTGACACTAGAGACTAAACTGATTTACAATTACAAATTCATTTGGACATCAAGCAGGACTAAATTTGGACAgcatttcctttgttttttggaCATCAAAACAACTGATTTAGATAGGAAACATAGCACAAATCAGATTCATAGCACAAATATCACATCCACAAACATAAAGTCTTTTCATAATTCAACGACACGATTACAAACttgcaatgacaatttagagTCCATGTCAATTGACAAGTTGAATATAACACAAATGAGAGGTTCATCTCCAAAGTTCACAGTTCATGACTCCACAAGTTCGAACATACCACAAATTCAATCATTGATCTCCTCCACAACGGGTAACTTGATGGTCTcaacatcatcttcttcattctcATCCCTCGGCTACAAGTGTGTAAGTTAGACAATTATCATATCACATACAACAAGACCAAAATTGGCAAGGAAGATACTCGAAACATACCACCATATTCAAGTCAACGTGTGCACCCTTGATATAACTTGCAGCACAAACTAACGCCTCTACCATAACCGGCTTTAAAGAACTCCGGTAGGCATCTAGTATGAGAAGTAGTTCGAGGATGAGAAGTTGACAAGTTTATATCTAAAGTTCAGTTGTAGGAGTTGACATACCTAAAATCCGTCCGGACGTGCTGAAGGTAGATTCTGAAGACACGGAGGTAGCCGGCATAGCAAGGAACCTCTTGGCTATCTTGGCCATAATTGGGTACCTAAGAGCATTAATCTTCCACCAATCAAGAATATCAAGACATGTATCGGCAGCGGCAACTTCATCCTCTAAGTAGTTCCTCAACTCACTCTTTGATACTCTTGTTGAACGGGCTGATAAGAAGGACTGGTAGCCAGCTTGAACCGGGATACTAGGAATGCTTGTAGTTGTAGATGAAGAACTTGCTCCATTTCCAGCTCGCTTATCTTGGGCAACACATTTGTCATACAAGGCCTCCAACTGTTTCTTCACATCACTCATTTCATTTCTGAACCTCGCAGTTTCTTTTCCATATAGTTCTCCAAAGGCCCACTCTATGTAATTCATCTTGTACCTAGGAGAAAATTAGCAAGTattctattaaaaacagcaagtattctactaaaaacagcaagtattctattaaaaacagcaaGTATTCTACTAAAAACAGCAAGTATTCTACTAAAAACAGCAAGTATTCTACTAAAAACAGCAAGTATTCGCCGAGGCTTCTCGCCACGCACATCAGCTCATGCGTACATGCCGATGTCGTTGGTCCACCACCAGCCACGAGCCGACGACCACGAGGATTCAGAATAGAGCAACCAGGGAGTGACGGAGTGAGGGAGGAACCAGGGGAGGCGGGATCGACGGCGTGGttacgtcttcctcctcgtggcgcTCGGCGAGGAACCAGGGGAGGCGGGATCGACGGCGTGGTCTTGTTGCGACCCCGACGTGAGGACGATCCTCCAGCTTGGACTAAGAGGAGACATCGTCGTCGACTCGTCGGTGAAGGAGAGAGGTCGCGGAGGAGCGGACGACGGCGCCGTCGCCTTAGGGTTAGGGTTGAGGGAGGGGAGCCGTCGTTCTTCtgcgagcgaggaggaggaggaaacgagctccagcgaggaggaggccaCTCGTTGATTTGTTATTGGGCTTGGTCTTTTCGTTCGGCCCGGTTAAAGACCGGACCGGACCAATTTTTTTCGGTCTGAATTTCTGGGCCCGGACCGGACTGTTTTCTTGTCGGGCCAGGACCGAGCGGGCCACGAGCGGGCCTAAAAGCTCGCTCGGTACGTCCAGGCTGAGTCTCGATGCCGAAGCGGTCCCCTCCCCCGCCACCGGAGGCCACCAGGTAGCCTCCCCCAGCGCTGCCGTCGATGCCGCCGGCCCCGCAGTCGGCGCTCATCAGGCCCGAGCCCAGTCGATCGATCCCGAGGCCCGTGGCCAGGAACATCGGGTGCTCCTGTGCGTACGTGATGCCGAGGCCGAACGCCCCAAAGCTCGTCTCGTGCTGCTCCTCGTCGTCACCCTTATCagcttcctcctcctcgttcctGGCCTCGTCACACACCGTGAACGAATTGATCGTCTCGAGCGCTGGCCTAGACCACGGCGGCAGGTCGATCGATCGAAGCCTAGCCTCCCTGGCGGCATCGGCTCCTGGTAGGAGACGACGCGACAGCGATTATTTCAATCTATAGTGAATGTTCAGAAATCGCCTCAAGTTTCTATATATTTAGGCTATTTTCATGACGTGTCCGGTCAAAGCAACGTTGTACCACTTGACCAGCGCCACGTAACCCTATACATAGAACAAATCGTATTTTGGACAGTATGTAAACCCTAAGACAAATATAAAAACCGTATTTTAGATATTTACAATTACGTGGACtaaaatctctccctaataataaaggacGGATCGCTTATATAGTACGTTGTggctttttttgcaaaaaaaccCCTGAGGTTTATCGAAATCAACCCGCAATCCTAGAGTAAGTGGAAGAAAACGTTTTTTTTAAAAGCCCTCCGCCGTCACCACGATCCAGCCctcagctccttctccttcctcccgaagcCCCACACCCGATACCGTCTCTGGTGGGCGTTCACCCGAGCTCTGCCGCAGCCGGAGCACCGGCAGCTCCTCCACCCGGATCTCGACCACGCAGCCCGCGCCgcgccttccttcttcctcctgttCCCTCTATCTCATCTGAGGTCTCTCTCTTCCCCTGTTCCGCAGGACCGCCATGGCCATGGAGCTCCGCCGCTCACCGTCGTTCTTCGCCAGATCCGGCCACAAGAGCAGTCGCCATCCCGCGCTGGACCCTGCATCGCGTCGCCGCCTCGCCgacccgatctggatcggggaccCAGATCGCCAGCGTCGCCTCACCTCGTTGACCTCGCCAGCCACGCTAGCGCTCCTGGGCCGTGCCCTCGCCCCAGCAATGGCCCACCACCGCGGCCGGCCTCCTTCCTCAGCGCTGCACCGAGCCGGGAAAAACAAATTCACATGGTAATTTTCTGTACAGATTGATTATTTATGATCACGTAGGGTCGGAGTTTTTTGACTGCAATCATCtcaacacaatcatatgctaaccTTCGGTAAATAACATGATGCGCTCTTGTACAAATTGATTATTTAGTTAATCTTAACTTTATGGTGAATCATCAAATAGTGCCTAAAGATTCAAAAACTTTTTTAGCCATTTTTGAGCAATTAATATGCACCTTTGTTCATGGCCGGGAGGTGATTTTGATCTTCTAATTACTTCTTCCAGGTTAGGTTTTTGTGCTGCTGGTCAAAGGTATGTAGATATGTATATGACTGACTTGGAAtcttagatttatttttcttgatGCGCATTGTTAGAGTAATATCCATGcgctttatttttttcatttagaATTCCTTCATGCACCACCGTATATGTTTCTTGTGATTTTCCATAACTTCTGTTCTTGTTATTTTTAGTTCTTGATCTGGATAAATGTAGAAGCGGTTAAAAATCTGTACATAAAGGCTTATGTAGTCCAGAGATTGTGTcctaatattattattttaatccAAAATATGTTCAGTTGGATTCGATGCATATGTAGACAAATTCTATGTTGTCAGCACACTTGGTACTGGGACCTTTATAAGATTACACAAAAGGAGTTATGAGGATAGATTGACAGCTTCATATCGCCTTAGCTATAAAAATGCCCCGACTCCCTCAGCCGAAACCCCTGATCTATTGCTTCCTATGCCGAGCATTGTTTTCGTCGTTTTGCCGAGTTCGCCGGAATCTCATCGTTCGACTTTGTCGTTTTGCATATAAGAGCTTTATCTTGTGGCGCAACGCACGGGCTAGTGACCAACAAAACGAATATAAGACCTACAGTGATT
Coding sequences within:
- the LOC123441516 gene encoding uncharacterized protein LOC123441516; the encoded protein is MAGLHTVQNTICSMYRVTWRWSSGADAAREARLRSIDLPPWSRPALETINSFTVCDEARNEEEEADKGDDEEQHETSFGAFGLGITYAQEHPMFLATGLGIDRLGSGLMSADCGAGGIDGSAGGGYLVASGGGGGDRFGIETHHYKRPINEDPCNDLFLRNYVLFLYQVDRRRVEDYYSHAILADPNDGELLSEYAKLVWEVHGKEECASSYFDRAARADPHNSHVLAAQATFLWNTGDGARLQDDDDAMSYTRFPAAYPSMTFATS